A segment of the Bacteroidia bacterium genome:
TTTCCCCGATGTAACAAAAGAGGGCCGCGTTGGCAGAAAAGACATTTCACTATTCAGTACTTCAGGCGTAATAGCCCTCAGTGGTGTGATATCATCAACAATAATGATTCCCCTTCCATGTGTAGCCAGAACCAGATCATGCGTTATGGGATGAATAACAATGTCTCGTACGGCTACCGGAGGAACATTAGCCTGAAAACGGATCCAGCTTTTACCCAGATCGCGTGACATAAACAATCCCAATTCCGTACCCAGGAACAGCAACTCCCGGTTCACGGGATCCTGGCAAATCTTATGAGCAAAGCCGGTCAGATCTTTCGTGCTGATTGCGGCCCAGGTTTGTCCATCGTCAGCACTCATATAAACGTGGGTGCGCATATCCCCAAGGGCATGATTGTCGAATGTAACAAACACCCTATTCCGGTCAAAAGATGAAACCTCCACAGAGCTAACCCAGGCATTCATCGGAAGTCCCTTGATGTTCGCCACACGGTTGGTCCATGTTTTACCACCATCATGCGTAACCTGAAGATTTCCGTCATCCGTTCCCACCCAGATTGTATTCGGATCTCCCGGGGCCTCTTCAATGGTAAAAATTGTACAGTGATTCTCAGCTCCTGAATTATCAACAGATAAACCTCCCGAATTCTCCTGCAGCTGCTTTTTAGGATTGTTGGTGGTAAGATCCGGAGATATCCGTTCCCAGCTTTCGCCCTTATCCCGTGAGCGGTAAAGATACTGGGCACCAAAATAAATTACCCTTTTATCATTCGGTGAAGTAAGCACCGGTGTGTTCCAGTTACACCGGAGTTTTGGCTCCCCTGCCAGGGGAAAGGGGCGGATATCACGCGATTCATTCGTCTTCTTATTATATCTAACGATATATCCGCCCTGGGATTCTGCATAAACAATAGTATGATCTTCGCGGTCAGGCTGCACCCAGAATCCGTCTCCTCCCGCGCAGTTGGTCCAGTCCTTATTCTCGATTCCTCCTACACTTTGTGAAGGAGCAAACCAGGATCCGTTATCCTGTAAACCACCATATACATTGTAAGGAACCTGATCATCCACGCTAACATGATAAAACTGGGACACAGGCAGGTTTTTGAACATCGTCCAGCTGTTTCCGCGATCCATTGACTGATAGACGCCGCCATCCGTTCCCAGTAAAAGGTGAGAATTATTATTTGGATTGATCCAGATCGCATGGTGATCTGAATGGACCCATCCGCCCTCAAAGGATGCCTCTTTGAACGACTCTCCTCCATCGGTAGAAATCGACAGATTAAGGGATGGCCGGTAGATGCGTTTCGGGTCCACCGGATCTACTGCAATCACTGAAAAATAGAATGGACGCCAGGTCACATTCATCCCTGCACTCTTCTTGGTCCAGCTTTCCCCGCCATCCGTACTGGCATACAAAGCAGTGTTTTTCGATTCCGCAATAGCGTAGAGCTTATTTGTTTCCGTTGGAGAGACCGCCAGACAAATTCTTCCCAGTACCTGTCCGTCGAACCCATTCTGAATCCTCTTCCATGTTTTGCCCCCGTCCGTGCTTTTGAAGAGTCCGCTCCCCTTTCCGCCGGATGTAAAGGACCAGGGGGTGCGACGAAACTCCCACATGCTGGCATAAATCACATTCGGATTTTTAGGATCCACAATCACGTCTGCACAACCTGTTCTCGTATCTGAGTAAAGTATTTTGTTCCAGGTTTTCCCTTTATCCGATGATTTATAAAGCCCCCGGTGTTTGCTGTCGCTCCACAACGGACCCGGTGCCGCTACATACACGATCTCCGGGTTGGAAGGATCCAGAACAATTTTGCTGATATGTTCCGTGGAATCAAGTCCCGACTTTTTCCAGTTACTTCCACCATCATTGCTTACATACAATCCGGTTCCCACCGAAACACTATTACGCATATTGCTTTCCCCGGTACCCACCCAAATTGTTTCGGGATTTTTCTGGTCAATCAGGAGTGCGCCAACAGATTGACAATACTTGTCAAAAACCGGTTTAAATGTACTGCCGGCATTGGTAGTTTTCCATACGCCGCCGCCTGCCGTTCCAACATAAAACAACCTCGGATTTGTACTCACAACGTCTATGGCGGTAATTCGGCCGCTCATTTCCGCGCTTCCTATTTGTCGTGCCTGGTATGAACCCAGCATTGCGGATGTCAGGTTTACCTGCGAATACATTATCCCGGACACCGCCCCGGCTACTATCAGAGTACTAATTAACTTTCTTGTCATAAACAATGGTTCCTTTATTAATTGCCAACGGGCATCTTAAAATCTTCAGCGGGAAAACTCAGATTGAATTCTACTTTTTCGATCAGGGTTTGCCCCTGCAGTTTCCCATCTGCATAGTTATCAATTGACATGGCCACCACCACCCCGCTCACTGTCTGAAAATCGCTGTACTGGGTTTCGCTCTCAATCTCCCTGTCCTCATACTTTGTCCGGGTAGTGGTCTTAATCAGGTACCATGATTGAGAATCAATGAAAAAATAGGTGACAGAACCACTGGCTTTGGTCAGCATTATTTTGAAGCACTCCACCCCGTCCACATCCTCCTTGTCTAGCAGTTCTATCTTCCAGCCTTTTTCAATATAACACAGCAATTCTCCCCCGATACCACCGCTCTCCTGCTGACTTTGTACCTGCTCATCATTCATTTTTTCTGCCTTCTTCGAACCCTGAAAAGGGTTGATCATCCAGCCGGTCTTTGACGGTGCATCGTAGGCGGTAACCATTTTCAGTCCCTGCAGTGTTACATCCTGCCGGGTGCTGCCGTCTTTAAGTGTAATCATCACAAACGGGATTTCGAAACTCCCCCATTTCGATTTTCCTGTGGCCTTCATTGAAGAGAGGGCATTCCAGGCGTCCGCTCCTCCGATGGCTTTCAAGTGATTAGCAACGATCTCCGCAGCGGTTTGCCCTTTTAGTGTCATCAGGGGAAGGACAAGAATAAGCAGTATTATTTTGAATGTTCTCATACGATCTCTTATTGTACAAAAATAGCATGCCCCGGCGATCCGGCCCTACCGCTCATCCTTCAATTAAAACCAAAAAACCTTGCCGGAAACCTTTATCCCCTCAGGATTTGAAAGAACCCGGGAAATACGCGACCATCGGATACGTACAAAATGAAATAATAAACCCCGTCGGAATGGTTCTTGCCGTTATAATCATTTTTATAATCCGGATTGTCGTACAGTTTATTGCCCCATCGGTTGTAGATCACCAGCCGGCTCCCCGGAAAATTCTCCAAATTCTGAAACTCCAGGTTTTCATTGAACTGGTCGCCGTTGGGTGTAATCACATTGGGTACAGGTATTTCGCAATCCAGATCGGTCACATACACAGTGTCCGTAAACGTTTCCGTACAGATAGACTGATTGACTGTAAGAGTGACCACATAGGTACCTGCCTGTGTGAAGGTAACAAGAGCCGTTGTTCCGGTGGCGGTGGTGGGATTGGCATTGGGTCCGAAGTTCCAGGTAAACGTAGCGTTGTTAAGGAATAGTCCCTGCGCCGCAAATGCAAGGGCGCTATCATTTTCACAATAAACCGTAGGCGGAATGAAACTTGGATCCAGCAATGGATAGATTGTAACGGTGGCATAGCCGGTATCCGCACAGGTGGATCCAGGGTTACCAATCAGCATAACTGTGTAAGTTCCTGTATCGGAATAGGTCCAGGTGGGTGAAAATAATGAGGAAGTATCTCCCGTAGTGGTGGGATCACCAAAATTCCAGAAGTAAGATGTTGCCCCGGTGGAGTTATTCGCAAAATTGATTGTCATACTTGCACAGGTAGACACCTGTGGCGGTACAGAAGATACCACCAGTCCGGGGCAATTAAGCACATTGAACTGATAGTCTCTTTTATTCACACTCAGTAATTGTCCGTTGCGCCATTCTTCCACACAAACGGCCGCCACCCAGTTTCCGATCAGGTTCGGTGTACCCGACAAAACACCTGAATTTACATTAACGGTAAAAGCAGGACTCGAGGCAATGGGATAGGTGGCATTATAAGGCGGTTGCCAGGGTACAAAATTATACGGTGGCGGTGCCGGAGGCTGCGGCATCGGATTCACCTGCGAGGCTCCGTCCCAGGGGTCACAAAACTTGTATGCGAGAGAGTCTCCATCCGGATCTGTAGCGCTGTGATTAAATAAAAAGGGCACATTGGTGCACATAAAAAGAGGCGGAAGGCTATCGTAGCGCGGAGAACTGTTACAGGTGGCAAGGGAAGGATCAGGAATGCTCACTGAGATTGAAGATCCGACCGTGAGCGGATTAATGATATTCAGAATTGTGCTGTTTCGGCAGCAACGCTGGTACACCAGTGTATATCCACCGGTCAGCGGCGGAAGATTCACGGTGTCTCGGTAAACCGCTTCTTCCACGCAAACATTTGTCGGGGGAATAAAACAAGGGTTGTTTAATGTTAATGGCATTGTATCCGAACCGGTATACGGTATTAACACGTTCTGGATGAGTACTCCGTTGATGTCATAAATTCCAATGGAGGCAGGATTGTCGTAGGGCGCCTGTCCGTTATAACAATCGCGGTACACCTTTAGTGTAATCTCGTAATTATTATTGCCCAGGCAGGTATAGTAGATTTCTCCGCCCACAATATGCGTAGCGCAAAGGGGAACCGCAATAGCAGTGAAAAATATCAGGATCGCCCTTTTCATTTAGTTCCCAGTATCTGAACGAATCCGGGAAACACTCTTCCGTCTGCTACGGTAAGTACGAAATAATAAACTCCGTCCGCATGACCTCCTCCATTCCAGTTGTTCAGGTAATCTGATTCATCGAGTACAATACTTCCCCACCGGTTGTAAACCACCAGATGGCTGTTTGGAAATTTATCCAGATTTTCGAAGACCAGCAGCTCATTATCGCCATCGTTATTGGGAGTAAACACGTTCGGAATACCGAGAATACAATCCATGTCTACGATTACATCAACTGTTTGGGTACCCACCTCCCCGCAAAGGTCTGTAACAACAATATTGTACGTGCCATTGGCCGTGGGAATAAACGTATTGGAAGACGCGGTTGGATTTGGAACCGTGTCCGGACCTGTAACCGTTGTCCATAGGTAGGAATAAGCAGGCGCACCTCCATTTACAAGGGCCGCCAGGGTTAATTCCTTCCCTTCGCAAACCGTTATGTCCGGAGTCACCACGTTTACCGGACCCGGAGGTAACAC
Coding sequences within it:
- a CDS encoding glycosyl hydrolase, which gives rise to MTRKLISTLIVAGAVSGIMYSQVNLTSAMLGSYQARQIGSAEMSGRITAIDVVSTNPRLFYVGTAGGGVWKTTNAGSTFKPVFDKYCQSVGALLIDQKNPETIWVGTGESNMRNSVSVGTGLYVSNDGGSNWKKSGLDSTEHISKIVLDPSNPEIVYVAAPGPLWSDSKHRGLYKSSDKGKTWNKILYSDTRTGCADVIVDPKNPNVIYASMWEFRRTPWSFTSGGKGSGLFKSTDGGKTWKRIQNGFDGQVLGRICLAVSPTETNKLYAIAESKNTALYASTDGGESWTKKSAGMNVTWRPFYFSVIAVDPVDPKRIYRPSLNLSISTDGGESFKEASFEGGWVHSDHHAIWINPNNNSHLLLGTDGGVYQSMDRGNSWTMFKNLPVSQFYHVSVDDQVPYNVYGGLQDNGSWFAPSQSVGGIENKDWTNCAGGDGFWVQPDREDHTIVYAESQGGYIVRYNKKTNESRDIRPFPLAGEPKLRCNWNTPVLTSPNDKRVIYFGAQYLYRSRDKGESWERISPDLTTNNPKKQLQENSGGLSVDNSGAENHCTIFTIEEAPGDPNTIWVGTDDGNLQVTHDGGKTWTNRVANIKGLPMNAWVSSVEVSSFDRNRVFVTFDNHALGDMRTHVYMSADDGQTWAAISTKDLTGFAHKICQDPVNRELLFLGTELGLFMSRDLGKSWIRFQANVPPVAVRDIVIHPITHDLVLATHGRGIIIVDDITPLRAITPEVLNSEMSFLPTRPSFVTSGKYGAAFPNGGYAGSNSSEELVICYYLKDRVMKGDVRVEFYDASGKKIGAVPGSKRRGLNVVSWDMRMKPPRVAKGVKLDFSGFTGPLIPSGEYTVRLIKGEKQIEQKITLGYDPQSYYTAEDRAAQQKLMKEIFEMQENLAFLASQLNKIKDVATSRKNATADKKVVAAADALIRKVDALYQTLVASIEGTNITGEEKLREKISDLYYGVVSFEGKPTRSQYDRFAALQKEYADAKAAAEKIFQSDVKTFNDLLTGRKMEGIVILGREEWDSQSTTK
- a CDS encoding gliding motility-associated C-terminal domain-containing protein, coding for MKRAILIFFTAIAVPLCATHIVGGEIYYTCLGNNNYEITLKVYRDCYNGQAPYDNPASIGIYDINGVLIQNVLIPYTGSDTMPLTLNNPCFIPPTNVCVEEAVYRDTVNLPPLTGGYTLVYQRCCRNSTILNIINPLTVGSSISVSIPDPSLATCNSSPRYDSLPPLFMCTNVPFLFNHSATDPDGDSLAYKFCDPWDGASQVNPMPQPPAPPPYNFVPWQPPYNATYPIASSPAFTVNVNSGVLSGTPNLIGNWVAAVCVEEWRNGQLLSVNKRDYQFNVLNCPGLVVSSVPPQVSTCASMTINFANNSTGATSYFWNFGDPTTTGDTSSLFSPTWTYSDTGTYTVMLIGNPGSTCADTGYATVTIYPLLDPSFIPPTVYCENDSALAFAAQGLFLNNATFTWNFGPNANPTTATGTTALVTFTQAGTYVVTLTVNQSICTETFTDTVYVTDLDCEIPVPNVITPNGDQFNENLEFQNLENFPGSRLVIYNRWGNKLYDNPDYKNDYNGKNHSDGVYYFILYVSDGRVFPGFFQILRG